TTGAAGTATCCTAAATCTTTTGCATTCTCAGTTGCAGCTTTATTTACTGGTTGAATTGTTACAGTTCCTTTACTATCTTTAGCTACACAAATACCATAAGTTGGTGCTGTTTTTGATATTTGATGTTTAGCAATGGCTTCAGCAGTTCCATATTCAGATAATGGTCCTAATATCTTTTTATCTGTGGTTGCTGTGATTTGTGTTGTTCTTTGTGCTGTCGTTCCACTCATGCGGATGCTAGTTATTACAAGGGTTTTTCCTTTTAATTTATAATGATCTTTGATATATATTGGCTGTCCAATCTCACAACCTGGAAATTTAGATAATCTCATTGAAATGGTAAATATTGGTCTTGAATTCAAATCAAGAACATTATGAACTTCAGCTTGTAATTGTTCGTAAATTGTAACAGAATTATCTTGAATCTGTTTACCTGGCATAAATCCATAACCTGGCCATGATAAACCATTATCGGTATCATACCACCCATTACGACTATACTCATCTTGATCTTCATATTCAAATTCGTTTTCTTTTCCACCTGTTCCTCTTTGGGTGTTTATAATGCTTTGTCCATCTTCTTTAACAGAATGATCTAAAACTCTTCCTTCATTCAATCCAATAGATATACCCATGCTTTCATCCATAACATCAGTATTGAATATTCTTAATAATCCTTTGTTATCCAAGAACCAGCTTATATTTTGATTTCTTAATTTACTAATTAATGCCATCAATTCAGTAAGTGCATCTGCTTTTGTATCCCAATTTCCTGCAAATCCATTAAAAAGATGGTTTGCATTAAATATTTCATCTACATGGATATCTACACAAGGGCCTTTTTTAACTCCAGAACCAAACATGATCATATTTAGCCACATTTCAGATGTGAATGCTGTTGGCGGAGTGTTTGTTGGACTTATTGGTTGTGATTCATCATAGGTTACTGCATTTATATGGAATGGTTGTGTTATGATTGGATTTGCTTCTCCTCTTCCTGATATTTTCCATAATCTTTCTCCAGATTTGTTATCTTCTATTATATCATCAATGATACCGGTATAGAATCCGTCAGGATTTCCATGTAATTCTGTAAGTCTTATTTTCTGACCAGAAAATAGCATTAAATCTTCTGCACTACGATATGTTATATCAAAAGTAGAATTTTTATTATTACCTTGTTTATCTGTATCCCAACTAATCATATTAGGAAATACAACTTCATTGACTGATAAAAAGATTAGTTTATCGATATTTGATGATGGTTTCTGTGGATTGTCTTCAAATATACTTCCTTGCAAGGTTAAGATCTTACTATATAACTTTCCAATAGCAGTTTTACATTCCAATTCATCCCTTCTATGGGGGGATCTAATATTGGTTATTGCAGATAATTCAGAAACATGATCTGGAACATTGAATATTAAATTATCTAAATATGCTTTTGGACTTAAATAATAATTATATCCTTGTGATGCTTCTATTTTAACATTATAATCAAAATATTCACTATTCCCTGTGAAATTAGCATCATAATCTATCTTTTGGAATATATGTTCAGTATTATAATATACATCAACAATACCATTTGCTGCAACTACTAACCTATATTTTCCAAGAATAGTTCCAGGTGTTTTGGTGAATGTTGCCATTACAATGGTTGTTCCACCTTCCCAGCTTCCACTTGGAACTGTTTTGATTAATTTTATTTCAGTAGGAGTTATATTCAAAGACCAGAAGGTATCATATTGTTTATAATTAAAAAATAGATTTAATGATTCAAATTCTTCTCCTTCTATGTCAAATTCTAAATCAAAACCATGAGGTAATTCAAAATTTTGGATAAATAAAGCTCCTTTTGAACCAAATCTTTTTGCTGGAAGAATTACAAACTTTTGGTTTTCAGTATCTAAATATCCCCCATCATATTCAGTAATAGCTAAATGATTCATTAATGTTTGTCCATCAAAATTGGTTTTAATTAAACCAGGATATATTATCGTTGATTCACAATGCAAAATATCTATAATTGTATTGGATTGTATATGTGCATTGCATTCCAAACTTGAAATATTATGATTATTTCTGATGTTGGTTACCATTTCCAAGTTTGAAAATATAGGGGCAGGTTGAATATCAAGATCATCAATCCAACTTTCTGAATTTGTGAATAATCCATTTGCAGATGAAATATAAATATCTCTTGAAGTTATATCCGGAATTTCAATTGAATCAATAATAATTTCTTCATCTAATCTTACAGATACTCTTCCATTTGCAACCATTATCTCATAATTTCCAGCAGGTACAGGAATATTATTTTCAGATAATGAAATTACATCCCATACCATTCTTTGATTGGTAATATCATAATGATAATGTAATGTTCTAAATCCTGAAGCTGCTTGCCAATCTAAACAATAAGAATCAATATCTTGTTGATTTCCAGAAATATAATTCCACATCACATTAAATAATGCAGTTGAACCACCTAATTTAAATTTTAAAAGAAAACCTTCTTCAATATTTAAATCATTTATTTTCAGATTTCCTCCATAATTCCTGAAATTATTAAGGGATAATCTTTTATTAATCTGATCCAAATAACTATGATCCCATACATTCCAATTAACAAAAGGGGGTTTTTCTGGATGTTGATTCAATAAAAGATTTGGATGCAAAATTGAACTAAAACCTGTTTTTAATAATGATCTTGTTTTAACATTTCCTACTAATGATAATTCATCTCTGGTTGGTTCTATTAATGTGGTTATGCACTCTAATGAAGATATTTGAATCTCTTTTAGAACCGTTACACATTCTAATGAGGATATATAATGATCAGGTCTAATATTGCAGACACAATTTAATTCTGAAATTCTCATCTCTGCTTCTGTAACAATTGAAAAATCATCCCAATAAGTAACGTTACCCGATTCATCATCTACTTTAAATTTACTGATATCTAATGTTCCAAAGTTTGTTATTGTTCCGAGATTTGTACCTGCAAATGTAACAGTCCAATCACTTCCTGTTTTTTGAACGATTACGGGAATAGGATTTGAAGTTGAATAAGATTTTCCAAATAGGGGATATGGATAATTTCCATTTTGATCAAATAAATTGACATAACATCCAGATAATCCATTGAAAAACATCCTTAATTTAATATATTCAGAACCATCAGCATTGGAAAAATAGATATTCCTAACACCTGTTAAACCAGTTCCAACCCATATATTGAAGGATGCACTAAAATCAGTTAAGGTAATATTCTTGGTTATTGTACCTGCATTTGCTGATTTTAGTCTTCCACTTTCAATAATATATCCATCAGGATTACTATCCCATTTAGATAGATCAGTTGAAAAATCATCTGAAAATACTATTCCCATTTATTAACCAACGCCTTTGTTTATTCTGCAGTTAAATCGTATAATACATATAATTTGAATGCAATATCTCCATTCGGAGGGACAGATGTTGCATCTGAAGGAACATTTTCTATTAATTCGATGGCATGGAATGAATTTGCATTTATTGTTCCCAATGCTAAAGTTGTAACTCCTCCTAATTCTGTATAGGAAACATCTTCATTTGTAATAGATTTACCATCAATCCATTTATTCTGAACAACTTCCCTTCCATTCTCTAATGTATCACCAGAATCCAATCCTGTTTCGGTTACAATTTTAATTCTCGTATTATACATTGGTGTAGAACCGGCACCACTTCCTTTATCATTCCAGATATGGATCACTTGTGGATCTGATGAATGACCCATTATCACGTCTCCAAAATCTTCAGGATTACTAATATTTAATTCAACAATATTATCTTCTTCATAATAACTTACAACAGGATCGGCCATTTATTTCAACTCCTTTTTTTATAATTCTGCTTGGATAATTAAACCGCACATAAAATTTCCACCTTCAACAGAGGCAGGAATCGTGCATTTAACATATATTTCCTTATCAGTATTGGCATCAAGATGAGCAATATCCAATGAATCATAATAATCGACATCATCTTCACTTAATTGAATATAATGATAACTACCAACACTACGATATTGCATAATATCGGGAATAAGTTTAGGATCAAGATCTCCTAAAATTAACACAATATTTCTTAAATTAAAATCTTTAGCTTTAATTTTAATTATTTTCGTTCTCATAGATCCAGGGTACATTGTTTCAAATAATAAGTTTAATATCTCATTATTTTCATTATCTGAAATGATAAATGTGGGTACTTTAAATTCTTCACCAATAATCACATCTGCTGGTGGATTTGCGGTATATTTTAGAACAGATATATAATCAATAGAACACGAAGAATTATTATTTCCAATCATCAATCTAAATGGTGCATGAGCTACATCTGTATCGGATGATCCTTGTAGAACATTATCATAATACATCTTTAATTCATGCAACAGATCATCCACTTCCATTTTTAATATATGATAATCATCTAAATCTGGAAAAGTGATACTCTGATTACAAACATTATCCAAACAAGATAAAATATTAAATCCACCTGTACCTTTATAAAAAAGATTGACAGAACCACTGGTTAAACTATGTTGGCTTGTTAAACCTGCTCTTAAATTATCATCCGTTTTCTTAATCTTCATTTCCAAAATACAAGAACCAATATCATCAATTAAAGAAGCTAAATTCAACCAATTTCCTTCAGTATTTGTAATAGTAGCAATAGAATTTGAAACTACTACTGTTCCTCCTTCCTGACTCCATTTTGTATCATCTAAAAGCGTACCTTCAAAATGATCATAAAGAATGCAAACAGCATCAGGGTCTGATTCAGAAATTGCAGCAAGATTATTATAATACACTTTACATTCCAAACTATCAGGATCAGCAGGGATGCTTGGAATAAGTAAAATAAAATTAGCATATCCATTAACCTGAGAATCTGTCATAAAATAGGGTATATTGGTTTTATTTGTATCATTCAATGAGAATCTAACATCTTTAAAATCAGATGCCATTCCTAATTTCCAGAATACTTTAACATTAACAGGATAATTAGTTAATATTCCATCAATACTTCCATATATTCGGAATAATTCCTCATCTTCCCATGCACTATAATCTGTCATTTAATCATTCACCTGTATTAAAAACAAATATCCGCACCCAATTTTACCACCATATATATCTTTGATGGTAAAAGTTAATTCATTAATTCCTTCATGCAGTAATGATGTTACCTCAATATCAGGACCGGGAGCATAATGATTACCTGCATTGCAACTTCTTTCAAAAGAATTTCCATCCGCATTGGAAACAATTAACTGATCATCAATATTAATTAAATCTGTTGCAGGATCTGCCTGCCAATCACTAGCAACATAAACCCGCCCTATGCCATCCCAATTAAATGTAAATGTTCCAAGATATTGTGTAGCAGTTCCAACTGTGTTTATTAAATAAGTATATCCTTGTGTAATCAAATTATACGGTTTTGTAGTATCTGGAGTAGTCAATGGGTCAGGTATTACTTCTTTATTAACTAGTTGTAATTCAAAAATAAGATCAAATTCAATAAGTTCCATTGCAAATTCATCAGGACCGTATTTAGGATAGTATAATGCACCTAACCAATTATCAATTCCGTCACTTATCGGGATAATTGGGCCATCAATACTGGCCTGTAAATCTGAGCCCCCACTTTCTGTTATTTCATTAGTAATTTTTAGACAAGCCATTTCTTTAAAGGCTTTTATTTCATCCAATGGAGTTTCATATCTACTATCTTCATAATATGCTGCACAATGTAATGTTATTTGGGGAAATGATGAATCATCCATACTTTGAATCCAGTATGGCCTAAGGCCATTAAAAATCCAATCTAAATTATCCATAACTAATCACTTCCTTGCTAATGGTCCAACTTTTCCACCTGCTGTAATTAAACCTCTTAAAGCAGGATTTGTTGATAAACCTTCCCCGATATTATTCCCGATATCCTTAGCTTGTTGAGGTGTTGTACCTGCAGGTAAACCAGTCAAATCAACTGTAATACTGATTAAATTAGATTGTTGAGAATTATTACCTAACTGATTTGAAACACTTGGAATAGAAGGAATATTCACATTATTTAAATTAAA
The Methanobacterium spitsbergense DNA segment above includes these coding regions:
- a CDS encoding DUF2341 domain-containing protein is translated as MTDYSAWEDEELFRIYGSIDGILTNYPVNVKVFWKLGMASDFKDVRFSLNDTNKTNIPYFMTDSQVNGYANFILLIPSIPADPDSLECKVYYNNLAAISESDPDAVCILYDHFEGTLLDDTKWSQEGGTVVVSNSIATITNTEGNWLNLASLIDDIGSCILEMKIKKTDDNLRAGLTSQHSLTSGSVNLFYKGTGGFNILSCLDNVCNQSITFPDLDDYHILKMEVDDLLHELKMYYDNVLQGSSDTDVAHAPFRLMIGNNNSSCSIDYISVLKYTANPPADVIIGEEFKVPTFIISDNENNEILNLLFETMYPGSMRTKIIKIKAKDFNLRNIVLILGDLDPKLIPDIMQYRSVGSYHYIQLSEDDVDYYDSLDIAHLDANTDKEIYVKCTIPASVEGGNFMCGLIIQAEL